The Deinococcus wulumuqiensis R12 genome has a window encoding:
- a CDS encoding LysM peptidoglycan-binding domain-containing M23 family metallopeptidase, translating into MKARFLLLAALLPGALLVSGVAGAYTVKPGDTLYSLARSSGLTVEALMRLNGLSTPELRVGQVIKLPGEGAATPAPVPAPAAPSPAKPAPTKPAPAKLPTVATAPNVLKLPGLTVTAPRSLKMGDGFVLRLTGEQARNATVRFPSELGEDVRHPNEELRPLWSGEQYVVPGRVVLGKTTPVIYEVRLGGDVVRGQIPVGDLGQRVQHLNLPQSISRVLQDPAREAEDAAVEQAYLRRTPQQWQRPFAPALASGKATSSSFGQPRTYVQGGKVAYHYGTDYPAPTGTPVLAINDGTVVIAGRYPVRGGLVVIDHGAGVVSLYFHQSKVTAKAGQKVTRGQKVGEVGSTGLSAGPHLHLEVRVRGEGTNPAGWMGKVWP; encoded by the coding sequence ATGAAGGCCCGTTTTCTGCTGCTCGCCGCCCTGCTTCCGGGGGCGCTTCTGGTTTCGGGTGTGGCGGGGGCCTACACCGTCAAGCCGGGTGACACCCTCTACTCGCTGGCCCGCAGCAGCGGCCTGACCGTCGAAGCCCTGATGCGGCTCAACGGCCTGAGCACCCCCGAACTGCGGGTCGGGCAGGTCATCAAACTGCCGGGCGAGGGCGCGGCGACGCCTGCCCCTGTCCCGGCTCCAGCGGCCCCATCACCTGCCAAACCTGCGCCCACTAAACCTGCGCCCGCCAAGCTGCCCACCGTGGCGACGGCGCCCAACGTGCTCAAGCTGCCGGGGTTGACGGTCACGGCGCCGAGGAGCCTGAAGATGGGCGACGGCTTCGTGCTGCGGCTGACCGGCGAGCAGGCCAGAAACGCGACGGTGCGCTTTCCGAGCGAACTCGGCGAAGACGTGCGCCACCCCAACGAGGAACTGCGCCCCCTGTGGAGCGGCGAGCAGTACGTGGTGCCGGGGCGAGTGGTGCTGGGCAAGACCACGCCCGTAATCTACGAGGTGCGGCTGGGCGGCGACGTGGTGCGCGGGCAGATTCCGGTGGGCGACCTGGGACAGCGGGTGCAGCATCTCAACCTGCCGCAGAGCATCAGCCGGGTGCTGCAAGACCCTGCCCGCGAAGCCGAGGACGCCGCCGTGGAACAGGCCTACCTGCGCCGCACGCCGCAGCAGTGGCAGCGGCCCTTCGCGCCCGCGCTCGCCAGCGGCAAGGCCACCAGCAGCTCCTTCGGGCAGCCGCGCACCTACGTGCAGGGCGGCAAGGTCGCCTACCACTACGGCACCGATTACCCCGCCCCCACCGGAACGCCCGTCCTGGCCATCAACGACGGCACGGTGGTCATCGCCGGACGCTACCCGGTGCGCGGCGGGCTGGTCGTCATCGACCACGGGGCCGGGGTGGTCAGCCTGTATTTCCACCAGAGCAAGGTGACGGCCAAGGCCGGGCAAAAGGTCACGCGCGGTCAGAAGGTGGGCGAGGTCGGCAGCACCGGCCTGAGCGCCGGGCCACACCTGCACCTCGAAGTCCGGGTGCGCGGCGAGGGCACCAACCCGGCGGGGTGGATGGGCAAAGTCTGGCCCTAG